The Streptomyces camelliae genome window below encodes:
- a CDS encoding ricin-type beta-trefoil lectin domain protein: MSACRRLLRRLRASTAVLAGLVLAVGGLLGTAAAPAQAATSITINGASGGRTFDGVGAISGGGGNSRLLTDYPEPQRGQILDYLFKPGYGASLQILKAEVGGDTNSTSGAEPSHQHTRSDLNCDRGYEWWLMEQAKARNPNIKLYGLAWGAPGWIGGGNFWSTDMINYLISWLGCAKQHGLTIDYLGGWNERGYNVSWYEQLRSALNTNGYGSVKIVAADSDWAVANDVNSNQTFAAAVSVIGTHYPCGYRSSQSNCSVPSAATSSGKPLWASENGSDDYNGGAPAMARGINRGYIDGRMTAYLNWPVVAAITPNLPYPTMGLALASQPWSGHYAIGKNTWVMAHTSQFTAPGWHYLDSSSGYIGGNRNNGSYVSLKSTDNSDYSTVIETMDAGSAQTLNFNVTGGLTTGTVHVWSTDVNSANPADYFVHTTDLTPSGGGFSLTVQPHHLYTLTTTTGQGKGTATAPAQGAMSLPYSDSFDGYTSGSEAKYLMDWQGAFEVTGCGGGRSGKCVRQMSPQKPITWDALSDPHALLGDVGWGNYTVSSDVLLEQPGYAELIGRANGQDYTSTGQLNAYHLRVSDTGAWSILNSGTSGNVSTLARGTVAALGTNRWHTLTLAFSGTTLTAVIDGSTVGSVSDRTWAVGQVGYATSQGETAQFDNLSLTPGSGGSGGGTVGSIVGVGSSRCVDVPNQSQTSGTQVELWDCNGGANQQWTSTSAGELRVYGSACLDAASGGTSPGTKVDIWSCDGSANQQWKLNADGTITGVRSGLCLDATGAGTANGTLLELWTCTGPDNQKWTRN; encoded by the coding sequence GTGTCAGCATGCAGACGGCTGCTGCGGCGCCTGCGCGCCTCGACGGCCGTGCTCGCGGGCCTCGTCCTGGCGGTCGGCGGCCTCCTGGGCACAGCCGCCGCTCCGGCCCAAGCCGCCACCTCTATCACCATCAACGGCGCATCCGGCGGACGGACCTTCGACGGCGTCGGCGCGATCAGCGGCGGAGGCGGCAACAGCAGACTCCTCACCGACTACCCCGAGCCCCAGCGCGGCCAGATCCTCGACTACCTCTTCAAGCCCGGCTACGGCGCCTCCCTGCAGATCCTCAAGGCCGAGGTCGGCGGGGACACCAACTCCACCTCGGGAGCCGAGCCCAGTCACCAGCACACCCGCTCCGACCTGAACTGCGACCGGGGCTACGAGTGGTGGCTGATGGAGCAGGCCAAGGCCCGCAACCCGAACATCAAGCTGTACGGGCTCGCGTGGGGCGCCCCGGGCTGGATCGGCGGCGGGAACTTCTGGTCCACCGACATGATCAACTACCTGATCTCATGGCTCGGTTGTGCCAAACAGCACGGGCTGACCATCGATTACCTCGGCGGATGGAACGAGCGAGGCTACAACGTCTCGTGGTACGAGCAGCTGCGCAGCGCGCTCAACACCAACGGCTACGGCAGCGTCAAGATCGTGGCGGCCGACTCGGACTGGGCCGTGGCGAACGACGTCAACTCCAACCAGACGTTCGCCGCCGCCGTGAGCGTCATCGGCACCCACTACCCCTGCGGTTACCGTTCCTCCCAGTCCAACTGCTCGGTGCCCTCGGCCGCCACGTCGTCCGGCAAGCCATTGTGGGCGAGCGAGAACGGCTCCGACGACTACAACGGTGGAGCGCCGGCCATGGCCCGCGGCATCAACCGCGGATACATCGACGGCCGCATGACCGCGTACCTCAACTGGCCGGTGGTCGCCGCGATCACACCGAACCTGCCCTATCCCACCATGGGGCTCGCGCTGGCCTCGCAGCCGTGGTCGGGACACTACGCGATCGGCAAGAACACCTGGGTGATGGCGCACACCAGCCAGTTCACCGCCCCCGGGTGGCACTACCTCGACTCCTCCAGCGGCTACATCGGCGGCAACCGCAACAACGGCAGCTATGTCTCGCTGAAGTCCACCGACAACTCCGACTACTCCACGGTCATCGAGACGATGGACGCCGGCAGCGCCCAGACGCTGAACTTCAATGTCACCGGAGGGCTGACCACCGGAACCGTCCACGTCTGGTCGACGGACGTCAACTCCGCCAATCCCGCCGACTACTTCGTGCACACCACGGACCTCACCCCGTCCGGCGGCGGTTTCAGCCTGACCGTACAGCCCCACCACCTCTACACCCTGACCACCACGACGGGTCAGGGCAAGGGCACCGCCACCGCTCCCGCTCAGGGGGCGATGAGCCTGCCGTACAGCGACTCCTTCGACGGCTACACCTCCGGCAGCGAGGCGAAATACCTCATGGACTGGCAGGGCGCCTTCGAGGTGACGGGCTGCGGCGGCGGCCGCAGTGGCAAGTGCGTACGCCAGATGAGCCCGCAGAAACCGATCACCTGGGACGCGCTGTCCGACCCCCACGCCCTGCTCGGTGACGTGGGCTGGGGCAACTACACCGTCTCGTCCGACGTGCTGCTCGAACAGCCCGGCTACGCGGAGCTGATCGGCCGTGCGAACGGGCAGGACTACACCAGCACGGGCCAGCTCAACGCCTACCACCTGCGGGTGAGCGACACCGGGGCCTGGTCGATCCTGAACTCGGGCACCAGCGGCAACGTCTCCACCCTGGCCCGCGGCACGGTCGCGGCGCTGGGCACCAACCGGTGGCACACGCTGACACTCGCCTTCTCCGGCACGACCCTCACCGCCGTCATCGACGGTTCCACGGTCGGCTCCGTGAGCGACCGCACCTGGGCCGTAGGGCAGGTCGGCTACGCGACCAGCCAGGGCGAGACGGCACAGTTCGACAACCTCTCCCTCACTCCCGGCAGCGGGGGATCCGGCGGCGGCACGGTCGGCTCGATCGTCGGCGTCGGCTCCAGCCGGTGCGTGGACGTGCCCAACCAGTCGCAGACCTCCGGCACCCAGGTCGAGCTGTGGGACTGCAACGGCGGCGCCAACCAGCAGTGGACCAGCACCTCGGCCGGTGAACTGCGGGTCTACGGCAGCGCCTGCCTGGACGCCGCGAGTGGTGGTACCAGCCCCGGCACCAAGGTCGACATCTGGTCCTGTGACGGCAGCGCGAACCAGCAGTGGAAGCTCAACGCCGACGGCACGATCACCGGTGTCCGGTCCGGCCTGTGCCTGGACGCCACCGGTGCGGGAACGGCCAACGGCACCCTGCTGGAGCTGTGGACCTGCACCGGCCCCGACAACCAGAAGTGGACGCGCAACTGA
- a CDS encoding alpha-L-fucosidase, with amino-acid sequence MTSSPLPISRRRLLGATGAAAAFGLLRFAPEAAATDGPSSYTASWPSVDQHPPAPAWFKDAKFGIYYHWGVFSVPAFGNEWYPRNMYIGGSNENKHHIATYGDPSVWPYNNFIDGARDKAGNFVQFAPKLASQGGHWDPDAWARLFKAAGARFAGPVAEHHDGFSMWNSRANPWNSVQRGPRLDLVGLHAQAIRGQGLKFMASLHHAYHFNGYYDHVPSQSDPALRVLFAQQGSAAENKLWYDKLIEVIDGYQPDLVWQDFDLNLVQESYRLQFLAHYYNQAVSWNKDVVATYKDGLDNKGEVFDFERGGPAGLLTPYWLTDDSISSSSWCYTVGIGYYSTQALLHSLVDRVSKGGTMLLNIAPMADGTIPSGQQSILLDMGDWLGRFGEAIYGTRSWSSYGEGPTKMGGGSFSGPVAGKPQDIRFTRTQDNKVLYATALGWQGGTMTITTLNSNQVNLSSLTGVKLLNNTAGTYIDLPAPIQDASGLHLTMPSSNPPFNALAYTVKLTFSGEIPVLGAPGGSTTWVKIANATSGLVLDSGGNVASGSDLKQWNYDGSTNLQWQLIDLGNGYYRIMNRTNGMAADSWGNSANGAPARQEAWNGGNNQQWSLNSLGGSLYQIVNRGTGTALDGSGSTTVGSTTVMWTPNSSTNNEWTITAV; translated from the coding sequence ATGACTTCCTCCCCCCTCCCGATCAGCCGGCGCCGACTACTGGGGGCGACCGGCGCCGCCGCGGCCTTCGGCCTGCTGCGGTTCGCCCCCGAGGCCGCCGCGACCGACGGCCCCTCCAGCTACACCGCGAGCTGGCCCTCCGTGGACCAGCACCCCCCGGCCCCGGCCTGGTTCAAGGACGCCAAGTTCGGCATCTACTACCACTGGGGCGTCTTCAGCGTCCCCGCGTTCGGCAACGAGTGGTATCCGCGCAACATGTACATCGGCGGTTCCAACGAGAACAAGCACCACATCGCCACCTACGGCGACCCCTCGGTGTGGCCGTACAACAACTTCATCGATGGCGCCCGTGACAAGGCCGGCAACTTCGTGCAGTTCGCTCCCAAGTTGGCTTCCCAGGGCGGTCATTGGGATCCGGACGCCTGGGCCCGGCTGTTCAAGGCCGCGGGCGCCAGATTCGCCGGCCCGGTCGCCGAGCACCACGACGGCTTCTCCATGTGGAACAGCCGCGCCAACCCGTGGAACTCGGTCCAGCGCGGCCCCCGACTCGACCTCGTCGGGCTGCACGCCCAGGCCATACGCGGGCAGGGCCTGAAGTTCATGGCCTCTCTCCACCACGCCTACCACTTCAACGGCTACTACGACCATGTGCCGTCCCAGTCGGACCCGGCCTTGCGCGTCCTCTTCGCCCAGCAGGGCTCGGCGGCGGAGAACAAGCTCTGGTACGACAAGCTGATCGAGGTCATCGACGGCTACCAGCCGGACCTGGTCTGGCAGGACTTCGACCTGAACCTGGTGCAGGAGTCCTACCGGCTGCAGTTCCTCGCGCACTACTACAACCAGGCGGTCTCCTGGAACAAGGACGTGGTTGCGACCTACAAGGACGGGCTCGACAACAAGGGCGAGGTCTTCGACTTCGAGCGCGGCGGCCCGGCAGGACTGCTCACCCCGTACTGGCTGACCGACGACAGCATCTCCTCCTCCAGCTGGTGCTACACGGTGGGCATCGGCTACTACTCCACGCAGGCTCTGCTGCACTCGCTGGTAGACCGGGTGAGCAAGGGCGGCACCATGCTCCTCAACATCGCCCCGATGGCCGACGGCACCATTCCCTCCGGACAGCAGTCGATCCTGCTCGACATGGGGGACTGGCTCGGGCGCTTCGGAGAGGCGATCTACGGCACCCGCTCCTGGAGCAGTTACGGCGAGGGCCCCACCAAGATGGGCGGAGGCTCGTTCAGCGGACCGGTGGCCGGCAAACCGCAGGACATCCGGTTCACCCGCACCCAGGACAACAAGGTCCTCTACGCCACCGCGCTGGGCTGGCAGGGCGGAACCATGACCATCACGACGCTGAACTCGAACCAGGTCAACCTGAGCAGCCTGACGGGAGTCAAGCTGCTGAACAACACCGCCGGCACCTACATCGACCTGCCCGCACCGATCCAGGACGCTTCCGGCCTGCACCTCACCATGCCCTCGTCCAACCCGCCGTTCAACGCCCTGGCGTACACGGTCAAGCTCACCTTCTCCGGTGAGATCCCCGTCCTGGGCGCACCGGGCGGCTCCACGACCTGGGTGAAGATCGCCAACGCGACCAGCGGACTGGTGCTCGACAGCGGAGGCAACGTCGCTTCCGGCTCCGACCTCAAGCAGTGGAACTACGACGGCAGCACCAACCTGCAGTGGCAACTGATCGACCTCGGCAACGGCTACTACCGGATCATGAACCGTACCAACGGCATGGCAGCCGACAGCTGGGGCAACTCCGCCAACGGCGCTCCCGCCCGTCAGGAGGCGTGGAACGGCGGCAACAACCAGCAGTGGTCGCTCAACAGCCTCGGCGGCAGCCTCTACCAGATCGTCAATCGGGGCACCGGCACCGCCCTTGACGGCAGCGGCAGCACCACCGTCGGCTCCACCACGGTGATGTGGACGCCGAACTCCAGCACCAACAACGAATGGACAATCACCGCCGTCTGA